A single region of the Glycine max cultivar Williams 82 chromosome 20, Glycine_max_v4.0, whole genome shotgun sequence genome encodes:
- the LOC106797670 gene encoding proline-rich receptor-like protein kinase PERK8 — translation MALYHWHLFIGTLFLRPQSPANFLGSGSASDFVYSPSKLGGVSSSRSWFTYEELIQATNGFSAQNLLGEGGFGCVYKGLLIDGREVAVKQLKIGGGQGECEFRAEVEIISRVHHHHLVSLVGYCISEHQRLLVYDYIPNDTLHYHLHGHPHIIHRDIKSSNILLDLNYEAQVSDFGLAKLALDSNTHVTTLVMGTFGYIAPEYATSGKLTEKSDVYSFGVVLLELITGRKPIDASQPIGDESLVEWVSRIFRLTFV, via the exons ATGGCACTATACCACTGGCATTTGTTTATAGGTACCTTATTCTTGAGGCCGCAGTCTCCAGCCAACTTTTTAGGTAGTGGCTCTGCTAGTGATTTTGTATATTCTCCATCAAAGCTTGGTGGTGTAAGTAGTTCAAGATCATGGTTCACATATGAAGAACTTATTCAAGCTACAAATGGGTTTTCAGCACAAAATTTGTTGGGAGAAGGCGGATTTGGTTGTGTTTATAAAGGTTTGCTGATAGATGGAAGAGAAGTAGCTGTGAAACAGCTCAAAATTGGTGGTGGGCAAGGGGAATGCGAATTCAGGGCAGAAGTTGAGATTATTAGCCGtgtacatcatcatcatctggttTCTTTGGTTGGTTACTGTATATCCGAGCATCAGAGATTGCTTGTATATGACTATATTCCCAACGATACTCTTCATTATCATCTCCATG gTCATCCACACATTATTCATCGAGATATTAAGTCATCAAACATCCTGCTTGATCTCAACTATGAAGCTCAA GTTTCGGACTTTGGGCTTGCAAAATTGGCATTAGATTCAAATACACATGTAACTACACTTGTAATGGGAACCTTTGG GTACATAGCACCAGAATATGCGACAAGTGGAAAACTTACTGAAAAGTCTGATGTATATTCTTTTGGGGTTGTGCTTTTGGAGCTAATTACAGGTCGGAAGCCTATAGATGCATCTCAACCAATTGGTGATGAGAGCCTGGTTGAATGGGTGAGTCGCATATTTCGCTTAACATttgtttga